The Salvelinus alpinus chromosome 35, SLU_Salpinus.1, whole genome shotgun sequence genome window below encodes:
- the LOC139563953 gene encoding B-cell receptor CD22-like isoform X3 — MWTVFACDQVLHKEGMRSETLTWPFLIHCIWLGVMGVDASSWTAEVPSSVSGLQGSCIVIPCSFNYPEPEKKSSKITGIWFKDTHEVIYHPDSSSIIKDYRGRTELVGDLRQKNCSLRIDPLHHSDKGPFHFRIEMEDYNKYSYKEDTVSIAVSSSPDPPSLSVMEEVKLGVELSASCSVSHSCPSDSPFLTWSHSGTPSVQSQQLTNGQWKVSSSLTFTPSITDHNQSLVCTAAYRGGKTVKSSKTLNVKYAPVDVKVEGVSSVKEGDSVELRCSSDSNPAAHSYRWHNSRGPLPTTGPIITLENVTRLTEALYCTAINTEGQGHSSSLKLNVEYPPEIKVGSACTSDISMVTCLCIVDSEPPATVEWSLPDGPLPHRPSTRVERHGSITMVTLQRALGFSETVHCHASNTQGNATLSFTVSTNDKKLMLYVSIGIAALVVVVILIPMSACLLNKKGRSRSDQPVTSKQNVDTAKGAFSHPSPSRKEQKDASSEIHTNYYTNDHLYGNMEAEEDGDPYECVGGDDAVYANM; from the exons ATGtggactgtgtttgcgtgtgatcag GTCCTGCACAAAGAGGGGATGCGGAGTGAAACATTAACATGGCCTTTTCTTATTCATTGCATTTGGCTTGGAG TGATGGGAGTTGATGCCTCGTCGTGGACTGCTGAGGTGCCCAGCTCAGTATCCGGCCTGCAGGGCTCATGCATCGTGATTCCCTGCTCATTCAACTACCCAGAACCAGAGAAGAAGTCCTCCAAAATAACTGGCATCTGGTTCAAAGACACACATGAGGTTATATACCACCCAGACAGCTCCAGTATCATCAAAGACTACAGGGGTCGTACAGAGCTGGTGGGAGATCTCCGGCAGAAGAACTGCTCTCTCAGAATCGACCCCCTCCATCACAGTGACAAAGGACCCTTTCATTTCAGGATTGAAATGGAAGACTATAACAAGTATTCATACAAAGAGGACACGGTCTCCATTGCAGTGAGCA GCTCTCCagaccccccctctctgtcagtgatgGAGGAGGTGAAGTTGGGGGTGGAGCTGTCTGCCTCCTGCTCTGTGTCTCACTCCTGCCCATCTGATTCCCCTTTCCTCACCTGGAGCCACTCCGGAACACCCAGTGTCCAATCACAGCAGCTGACCAACGGCCAGTGGAAAGTGTCATCATCCCTGACCTTTACCCCCAGCATCACTGATCACAACCAGTCTCTGGTCTGCACAGCAGCATACAGGGGAGGGAAGACAGTGAAAAGTTCCAAAACTCTCAATGTCAAAT ATGCCCCAGTGGATGTGAAGGTTGAGGGAGTGTCCAGTGTGAAGGAAGGAGACTCTGTGGAGCTGAGATGCTCCAGTGACAGTAACCCTGCAGCCCACAGCTACAGATGGCACAACAGCAGAGGACCTCTGCCCACCACGGGACCTATCATCACACTGGAGAATGTGACCAGACTCACTGAAGCCCTCTACTGCACTGCCATCAACACAGAGGGACAAGGCCACTCCAGCTCACTGAAGCTCAATGTAGAGT ACCCCCCTGAGATCAAAGTGGGCTCCGCCTGCACTTCAGacatctccatggtaacctgtCTGTGCATTGTGGATTCGGAGCCCCCCGCCACCGTGGAGTGGTCTCTTCCAGATGGACCCCTGCCCCACCGGCCCAGTACCCGAGTGGAGAGGCATGGGTCAATTACTATGGTGACCCTACAGAGGGCACTAGGCTTCTCCGAGACCGTCCACTGCCATGCCAGCAACACACAGGGCAATGCCACCTTGTCCTTCACTGTGTCCACAAATG ATAAGAAGTTGATGCTGTACGTTTCAATTGGTATTGCTGCATTAGTGGTGGTAGTAATACTAATTCCCATGTCAGCTTGCCTATTGAACAAGAAGGG TAGGAGTCGTAGTGACCAGCCAGTAACCAGCAAGCAGAACGTGGATACAGCCAAGGGTGCTTTTTCACATCCCTCACCATCAAG GAAAGAGCAGAAAGACGCCAGCAGTGAAATCCACACAAACTACTACACCAACGATCACCTATATGGCAACATGGag GCTGAAGAGGATGGCGACCCATACGAGTGTGTTGGTGGAGACGATGCAGTCTATGCTAATATGTGA
- the LOC139563953 gene encoding B-cell receptor CD22-like isoform X2: protein MRKKDSTMQVLHKEGMRSETLTWPFLIHCIWLGVMGVDASSWTAEVPSSVSGLQGSCIVIPCSFNYPEPEKKSSKITGIWFKDTHEVIYHPDSSSIIKDYRGRTELVGDLRQKNCSLRIDPLHHSDKGPFHFRIEMEDYNKYSYKEDTVSIAVSSSPDPPSLSVMEEVKLGVELSASCSVSHSCPSDSPFLTWSHSGTPSVQSQQLTNGQWKVSSSLTFTPSITDHNQSLVCTAAYRGGKTVKSSKTLNVKYAPVDVKVEGVSSVKEGDSVELRCSSDSNPAAHSYRWHNSRGPLPTTGPIITLENVTRLTEALYCTAINTEGQGHSSSLKLNVEYPPEIKVGSACTSDISMVTCLCIVDSEPPATVEWSLPDGPLPHRPSTRVERHGSITMVTLQRALGFSETVHCHASNTQGNATLSFTVSTNDKKLMLYVSIGIAALVVVVILIPMSACLLNKKGRSRSDQPVTSKQNVDTAKGAFSHPSPSRKEQKDASSEIHTNYYTNDHLYGNMEAEEDGDPYECVGGDDAVYANM from the exons ATGAGAAAGAAAGATTCAACTATGCAA GTCCTGCACAAAGAGGGGATGCGGAGTGAAACATTAACATGGCCTTTTCTTATTCATTGCATTTGGCTTGGAG TGATGGGAGTTGATGCCTCGTCGTGGACTGCTGAGGTGCCCAGCTCAGTATCCGGCCTGCAGGGCTCATGCATCGTGATTCCCTGCTCATTCAACTACCCAGAACCAGAGAAGAAGTCCTCCAAAATAACTGGCATCTGGTTCAAAGACACACATGAGGTTATATACCACCCAGACAGCTCCAGTATCATCAAAGACTACAGGGGTCGTACAGAGCTGGTGGGAGATCTCCGGCAGAAGAACTGCTCTCTCAGAATCGACCCCCTCCATCACAGTGACAAAGGACCCTTTCATTTCAGGATTGAAATGGAAGACTATAACAAGTATTCATACAAAGAGGACACGGTCTCCATTGCAGTGAGCA GCTCTCCagaccccccctctctgtcagtgatgGAGGAGGTGAAGTTGGGGGTGGAGCTGTCTGCCTCCTGCTCTGTGTCTCACTCCTGCCCATCTGATTCCCCTTTCCTCACCTGGAGCCACTCCGGAACACCCAGTGTCCAATCACAGCAGCTGACCAACGGCCAGTGGAAAGTGTCATCATCCCTGACCTTTACCCCCAGCATCACTGATCACAACCAGTCTCTGGTCTGCACAGCAGCATACAGGGGAGGGAAGACAGTGAAAAGTTCCAAAACTCTCAATGTCAAAT ATGCCCCAGTGGATGTGAAGGTTGAGGGAGTGTCCAGTGTGAAGGAAGGAGACTCTGTGGAGCTGAGATGCTCCAGTGACAGTAACCCTGCAGCCCACAGCTACAGATGGCACAACAGCAGAGGACCTCTGCCCACCACGGGACCTATCATCACACTGGAGAATGTGACCAGACTCACTGAAGCCCTCTACTGCACTGCCATCAACACAGAGGGACAAGGCCACTCCAGCTCACTGAAGCTCAATGTAGAGT ACCCCCCTGAGATCAAAGTGGGCTCCGCCTGCACTTCAGacatctccatggtaacctgtCTGTGCATTGTGGATTCGGAGCCCCCCGCCACCGTGGAGTGGTCTCTTCCAGATGGACCCCTGCCCCACCGGCCCAGTACCCGAGTGGAGAGGCATGGGTCAATTACTATGGTGACCCTACAGAGGGCACTAGGCTTCTCCGAGACCGTCCACTGCCATGCCAGCAACACACAGGGCAATGCCACCTTGTCCTTCACTGTGTCCACAAATG ATAAGAAGTTGATGCTGTACGTTTCAATTGGTATTGCTGCATTAGTGGTGGTAGTAATACTAATTCCCATGTCAGCTTGCCTATTGAACAAGAAGGG TAGGAGTCGTAGTGACCAGCCAGTAACCAGCAAGCAGAACGTGGATACAGCCAAGGGTGCTTTTTCACATCCCTCACCATCAAG GAAAGAGCAGAAAGACGCCAGCAGTGAAATCCACACAAACTACTACACCAACGATCACCTATATGGCAACATGGag GCTGAAGAGGATGGCGACCCATACGAGTGTGTTGGTGGAGACGATGCAGTCTATGCTAATATGTGA
- the LOC139563953 gene encoding B-cell receptor CD22-like isoform X4, whose product MRSETLTWPFLIHCIWLGVMGVDASSWTAEVPSSVSGLQGSCIVIPCSFNYPEPEKKSSKITGIWFKDTHEVIYHPDSSSIIKDYRGRTELVGDLRQKNCSLRIDPLHHSDKGPFHFRIEMEDYNKYSYKEDTVSIAVSSSPDPPSLSVMEEVKLGVELSASCSVSHSCPSDSPFLTWSHSGTPSVQSQQLTNGQWKVSSSLTFTPSITDHNQSLVCTAAYRGGKTVKSSKTLNVKYAPVDVKVEGVSSVKEGDSVELRCSSDSNPAAHSYRWHNSRGPLPTTGPIITLENVTRLTEALYCTAINTEGQGHSSSLKLNVEYPPEIKVGSACTSDISMVTCLCIVDSEPPATVEWSLPDGPLPHRPSTRVERHGSITMVTLQRALGFSETVHCHASNTQGNATLSFTVSTNDKKLMLYVSIGIAALVVVVILIPMSACLLNKKGRSRSDQPVTSKQNVDTAKGAFSHPSPSRKEQKDASSEIHTNYYTNDHLYGNMEAEEDGDPYECVGGDDAVYANM is encoded by the exons ATGCGGAGTGAAACATTAACATGGCCTTTTCTTATTCATTGCATTTGGCTTGGAG TGATGGGAGTTGATGCCTCGTCGTGGACTGCTGAGGTGCCCAGCTCAGTATCCGGCCTGCAGGGCTCATGCATCGTGATTCCCTGCTCATTCAACTACCCAGAACCAGAGAAGAAGTCCTCCAAAATAACTGGCATCTGGTTCAAAGACACACATGAGGTTATATACCACCCAGACAGCTCCAGTATCATCAAAGACTACAGGGGTCGTACAGAGCTGGTGGGAGATCTCCGGCAGAAGAACTGCTCTCTCAGAATCGACCCCCTCCATCACAGTGACAAAGGACCCTTTCATTTCAGGATTGAAATGGAAGACTATAACAAGTATTCATACAAAGAGGACACGGTCTCCATTGCAGTGAGCA GCTCTCCagaccccccctctctgtcagtgatgGAGGAGGTGAAGTTGGGGGTGGAGCTGTCTGCCTCCTGCTCTGTGTCTCACTCCTGCCCATCTGATTCCCCTTTCCTCACCTGGAGCCACTCCGGAACACCCAGTGTCCAATCACAGCAGCTGACCAACGGCCAGTGGAAAGTGTCATCATCCCTGACCTTTACCCCCAGCATCACTGATCACAACCAGTCTCTGGTCTGCACAGCAGCATACAGGGGAGGGAAGACAGTGAAAAGTTCCAAAACTCTCAATGTCAAAT ATGCCCCAGTGGATGTGAAGGTTGAGGGAGTGTCCAGTGTGAAGGAAGGAGACTCTGTGGAGCTGAGATGCTCCAGTGACAGTAACCCTGCAGCCCACAGCTACAGATGGCACAACAGCAGAGGACCTCTGCCCACCACGGGACCTATCATCACACTGGAGAATGTGACCAGACTCACTGAAGCCCTCTACTGCACTGCCATCAACACAGAGGGACAAGGCCACTCCAGCTCACTGAAGCTCAATGTAGAGT ACCCCCCTGAGATCAAAGTGGGCTCCGCCTGCACTTCAGacatctccatggtaacctgtCTGTGCATTGTGGATTCGGAGCCCCCCGCCACCGTGGAGTGGTCTCTTCCAGATGGACCCCTGCCCCACCGGCCCAGTACCCGAGTGGAGAGGCATGGGTCAATTACTATGGTGACCCTACAGAGGGCACTAGGCTTCTCCGAGACCGTCCACTGCCATGCCAGCAACACACAGGGCAATGCCACCTTGTCCTTCACTGTGTCCACAAATG ATAAGAAGTTGATGCTGTACGTTTCAATTGGTATTGCTGCATTAGTGGTGGTAGTAATACTAATTCCCATGTCAGCTTGCCTATTGAACAAGAAGGG TAGGAGTCGTAGTGACCAGCCAGTAACCAGCAAGCAGAACGTGGATACAGCCAAGGGTGCTTTTTCACATCCCTCACCATCAAG GAAAGAGCAGAAAGACGCCAGCAGTGAAATCCACACAAACTACTACACCAACGATCACCTATATGGCAACATGGag GCTGAAGAGGATGGCGACCCATACGAGTGTGTTGGTGGAGACGATGCAGTCTATGCTAATATGTGA
- the LOC139563953 gene encoding B-cell receptor CD22-like isoform X1: MGSVSRMVIFPLYVNVSEGEWLSDMRKKDSTMQVLHKEGMRSETLTWPFLIHCIWLGVMGVDASSWTAEVPSSVSGLQGSCIVIPCSFNYPEPEKKSSKITGIWFKDTHEVIYHPDSSSIIKDYRGRTELVGDLRQKNCSLRIDPLHHSDKGPFHFRIEMEDYNKYSYKEDTVSIAVSSSPDPPSLSVMEEVKLGVELSASCSVSHSCPSDSPFLTWSHSGTPSVQSQQLTNGQWKVSSSLTFTPSITDHNQSLVCTAAYRGGKTVKSSKTLNVKYAPVDVKVEGVSSVKEGDSVELRCSSDSNPAAHSYRWHNSRGPLPTTGPIITLENVTRLTEALYCTAINTEGQGHSSSLKLNVEYPPEIKVGSACTSDISMVTCLCIVDSEPPATVEWSLPDGPLPHRPSTRVERHGSITMVTLQRALGFSETVHCHASNTQGNATLSFTVSTNDKKLMLYVSIGIAALVVVVILIPMSACLLNKKGSRSDQPVTSKQNVDTAKGAFSHPSPSRKEQKDASSEIHTNYYTNDHLYGNMEAEEDGDPYECVGGDDAVYANM, translated from the exons ATGGGAAGTGTGAGCAGGATGGTAATATTTCCTTTATATGTCAATGTCTCTGAAGGAGAGTGGTTATCTGACATGAGAAAGAAAGATTCAACTATGCAA GTCCTGCACAAAGAGGGGATGCGGAGTGAAACATTAACATGGCCTTTTCTTATTCATTGCATTTGGCTTGGAG TGATGGGAGTTGATGCCTCGTCGTGGACTGCTGAGGTGCCCAGCTCAGTATCCGGCCTGCAGGGCTCATGCATCGTGATTCCCTGCTCATTCAACTACCCAGAACCAGAGAAGAAGTCCTCCAAAATAACTGGCATCTGGTTCAAAGACACACATGAGGTTATATACCACCCAGACAGCTCCAGTATCATCAAAGACTACAGGGGTCGTACAGAGCTGGTGGGAGATCTCCGGCAGAAGAACTGCTCTCTCAGAATCGACCCCCTCCATCACAGTGACAAAGGACCCTTTCATTTCAGGATTGAAATGGAAGACTATAACAAGTATTCATACAAAGAGGACACGGTCTCCATTGCAGTGAGCA GCTCTCCagaccccccctctctgtcagtgatgGAGGAGGTGAAGTTGGGGGTGGAGCTGTCTGCCTCCTGCTCTGTGTCTCACTCCTGCCCATCTGATTCCCCTTTCCTCACCTGGAGCCACTCCGGAACACCCAGTGTCCAATCACAGCAGCTGACCAACGGCCAGTGGAAAGTGTCATCATCCCTGACCTTTACCCCCAGCATCACTGATCACAACCAGTCTCTGGTCTGCACAGCAGCATACAGGGGAGGGAAGACAGTGAAAAGTTCCAAAACTCTCAATGTCAAAT ATGCCCCAGTGGATGTGAAGGTTGAGGGAGTGTCCAGTGTGAAGGAAGGAGACTCTGTGGAGCTGAGATGCTCCAGTGACAGTAACCCTGCAGCCCACAGCTACAGATGGCACAACAGCAGAGGACCTCTGCCCACCACGGGACCTATCATCACACTGGAGAATGTGACCAGACTCACTGAAGCCCTCTACTGCACTGCCATCAACACAGAGGGACAAGGCCACTCCAGCTCACTGAAGCTCAATGTAGAGT ACCCCCCTGAGATCAAAGTGGGCTCCGCCTGCACTTCAGacatctccatggtaacctgtCTGTGCATTGTGGATTCGGAGCCCCCCGCCACCGTGGAGTGGTCTCTTCCAGATGGACCCCTGCCCCACCGGCCCAGTACCCGAGTGGAGAGGCATGGGTCAATTACTATGGTGACCCTACAGAGGGCACTAGGCTTCTCCGAGACCGTCCACTGCCATGCCAGCAACACACAGGGCAATGCCACCTTGTCCTTCACTGTGTCCACAAATG ATAAGAAGTTGATGCTGTACGTTTCAATTGGTATTGCTGCATTAGTGGTGGTAGTAATACTAATTCCCATGTCAGCTTGCCTATTGAACAAGAAGGG GAGTCGTAGTGACCAGCCAGTAACCAGCAAGCAGAACGTGGATACAGCCAAGGGTGCTTTTTCACATCCCTCACCATCAAG GAAAGAGCAGAAAGACGCCAGCAGTGAAATCCACACAAACTACTACACCAACGATCACCTATATGGCAACATGGag GCTGAAGAGGATGGCGACCCATACGAGTGTGTTGGTGGAGACGATGCAGTCTATGCTAATATGTGA